The window TCACAGTTTAATAGGACTAAATGGCTTCAATTTGCTAGAAACAATATCAGCAACTCTAGATCAAGAGAACTTGCTCTTAGAGATACTTTTTACCTGAAGAGCTACTTGAGTGGCTCTTTCAGCTGCACAGAGTATAACCCCAGCACAATCCTGACAACAAAATGTATGCACACACCAGAGACAGAGAGCCAGAATGTCAGAATTACAAGGTCATACGTACACACCCCAGAGCCAAGTCAAGAATGGGACTTAAATTTTGCATTACCTTGGGATCAATCTTTCCGTTGTCACAGTCTACCGCAACAGAATACACGTACGATCTGCAACATAAGTTCCAGAAGTCACGAATAGAAAGGACATTGAACAATGCAGTAATTAGTTAATATCTTACCTTGAAGACTGCAAGGATGTATACATGTCAGCAAGTTTCCCCTGCCAAATGTGAGATTGCACTATTagcaattttttttcccctttactTACTGGGAAAAAGGTTATCTAACAGGTTGCACAGTATTCCAGTTTGCATGGAAGCCTCCAGATATAATCATGATTAAGAATCAGTTCAGAACCTGTATAAATTGAAATTGGCCAATTGGTCGGCCAAATTGTTCTCTCTGTTGGACATATGGAAGTACAACATCAAGACAAGCCTGCATAAGACCAAGAGGTCCACCTGCCAAAACCAGCCTCTCCAAATCTAGCCCAGACAACATAACATATACTCCTGCAGCAGAAGGAATGGCATTTACTGATCACTTCCTGCCTTCCATAAATTAGACAACAGACTTCAGGATAATCCTCAAATAAATCGCTTCCAATGAGCTGCTAAACTTTTATTCAGAGCCTTTTCCTTTTTACTGTTTTAAATATCAGAAACAGCTCGAACTGGGGTACGACGAAAACCTTGATCTATTTTGATTCCAGGCAGCACTAAATACTGATGGTATCGTAACCCAATAATAGGAGACACTGTAATAATTCCCTAAGTAAATGAAGGtcagaaaactacaaaaatcACGGGTCTCTTTTCTGCGTCTTGGGTTAGTAACTGGGCAAGTGACAATGTGGACAATTTTGACCTTTAACATGTGCATCATGTCAGAGTGCTTCAGCATGTATGTCGTATGAGtaaaaattggattttggtgAATGCTGCCACATCTTAGTTAAAAAAGTTTTTAGTTGGGTAATTTACCCGAGAACCGTGCTTTTTCCTATTCATCTTTTATTCTATTGACCACATTTTGTTTCAGTTTCTTACAATTCTTATATTCATCTTTTATTCTATTGACCACATTTTGTTTCAGTTTATATGATTCAAAAGCTCTAAACCCAAGCAGGTGATAACTCCACGGCCTCTAATTTACAGTTGAAATTTGGAAGCAGTAACATGTTGAAATCACAATTGGAAGACGCCCATCATAAACGAACAGTTTAGCAGGCAGTGTTTATACCTTTTCCTTCTTGCCCTAGAACATTTTCTTCTGGAACAAAGCAATTTTCAAAAACGAGCTCACATCTGCAATTTTGTTGAATCTAATCATTAGGCCATCTATTGATCagagaagaaatgaaaattcacAGGAGGAAAATTATCTTGGCTTAAACAAACGTACGTATCACTCCCTCGCATTCCAAGTTTATCTAATTTTTGGGCTGTGCTGAACCTGCATTAAGGAAGCATAAATCATAAACATATGCTCTGATAGCAGTAAATTCTTTAAAACTAGGATTCTAATAAAGACATCTTATGCTAAGGACTATAGAGTTCAACAGCCCATGTCAAACTCTAAATCCTTTACTGAATcactaaaaatattaaaaatagtTACAAAACTATCCATTTGCACGTCTGATAaaccaaatcatcttcatttcatgTTATTTGGTATTATAAAATGTTCATCTGCATTCTACTCCTTTCATAACATAAAGTAGAACAAAAGGATTTACACATCTAAGTCATCATCCAAAAAAGGAAATCTAAAATGTCCTATACGTTCTTTTTTTCATAATCACAAAAATGGCATGTTATGAATGGTAGCAGAGTATCATTTTCCTACTAGTGCTCTATCATCTCAGTTAAAAGCTGAGACTAGGGAATACAACAGTGGCTATATACAAAAATCAGCTCAGGAATCTAAATGAAAGATAGTGTTGATGAGCCATACTTGTCACTTCAGATGACtaaggaaattttctaaagCCATACTACAACATGTATGTTGATTCAGAAGAGACAAATTGCTACCTAATAACTTGCAAACTTAATAGTAGAACACATGTTATCTTAATTTGTAGTACCatgcattattttttttaactgaaACCAGGGAATAAAACAGTGGCTATATACAAAAATCAGCTCATCAATCTAAATGAAAGATAGTGTCAGTGAGCCATACTTGTCACTTCAGATGACTAAAGAAATTTTCCTAAAGCCATGGTACTAGATGTATGTTGATTCAGAAGAGACAAATTGCTACCTAATAACTTGCAAACTTCATAGAAGAACATGTCATGTTATCTTAATCTGTCGTGCATGTATTGGGTGCAAATTAGCATTTCTTTCCTCTTATAGAATACCATTAACAATAGATGCTTACCCGGGCATTTCCTTCTCGATGATAAATGCCGTGATTCCTTTTGAATTAGCAGCAATATCTGTTTTTGCATAGACAACCTAATCCAGTCCAATTATCAGTCCAtcagaaaaaaaggaaagatactttcttaaaaacaaaagcagaagACATTAGAAGGAGGGGTAAACGAAAAGAATAGGACATGGTCATTTTTCAGAACAAGCCAAGTGTACTTTAGTACCAATCTAGGACATAGGTGAAGTTAAAGCCAACAAATTCAAAATACTGATAGGTGGATCTTTCAGCAACTATTTGTTAAGATGTCTTAAGAATCACgccaaattaaaatttgaaaagaaaggTTGAAAAAAGTTTCTTCTTTTCATTGGTACTTGGTTTTTTCGCTCCTGCTAATAATGCAATTATTGATTTTATATACTCATTTACTCATTGAAGCCGAAAAAGGTAAAAGTGGAAGGAAAACATCTCATCCCTAGTCTTGCAGATCAAAAAACAGTGAGAGACCTAATGCCAAACATATTGAGAAGTGGTTTTCTAAACTAAGAGGCAAAAGCTGAGGACCTTTTTCACTCATACATCACAGGCAGTGGGTAACCTAATAACAGAACATAGCTACTTGAAGTATGACCATGCATTTGTTGTTTGCAAAAAGTGAATATTGTTAGATATCGCACAAGGTTAGAGAAAGATCATGGAGGATATTCTTTTTATGCTAGATGGCAATAAAGACACAGTGATTAATAGGCAGGTTGAATAGGAGAACACAAAAGCACGCGCACTTGAATGGAAGATATGTGCAAGTGCATACCATTGAGCAGAAAATAGCACATAATAAAAAATGACTACATGCTACAATTGATGCCTTCAAGGTATAAGCCAAAATCATCTAGCAAGATCTGATACATGATGTCTCTGAGCAGAAGCTTTATGACACTAAAAAGATAGAGTGCTGCAAGAAACTCCTATTTCTCAGCAAACAACAAGTATGCCTCTGATATTATGCCAACTTGGGAATACACCATCCATAtagtatgcacaaaaattgCAATCTTTCCCATTCATGACGAGAATAATAGTCGAGAATACCAGCGTCTGAGCCACAGGGCCATTGGTGCACCACATCTTATTCCCATTTAGAATGTAACCTCCATTAACTCGATCAGCTCTACACTTCATGCTAATAACATCCGAACCAGCTGAATAAGGCAAGAGAAGGAATTATTCGCTGGACATAGTGATCTGTGATCATAGCTAACAGAAATAAAATGGTTTTACACAAGTTACCATTTGGCTCACTCATTGCAAGAGCTCCCACATGCTCCCCACTGATTAGCTTCAAAAAGTCAAGCCGCAGTTAAATTTAGAAAGTAATTTCTCCAGTCAGTACCAATAATACAAAGCTGTAAACTTGGAACTGATAtatgaaagaaatgaaaaagaggACACATAAAAGAAAACCAAATGACACACTATCATGGAAACAAAAGCAAATTTACTCCATCCTTTATCCAAGACAATAATTGGTATACACAAATATCAAGCTGAATCGTCATTGTAAAGCTTAAATCCATCTATTATCAAGTAATCAAAATGGAAGGTGCAGTTCAAGTGACAAGAAAACAATTACGTGTATACAAGAACAATTAACAATAAAAGCTAAATTACTCTCACTAATCTCTTTCTGAAATAGTTACATCCTTTATTTTATGAAAAGAATAggaatagtatttttttttcttgtttggtcaaaaaacaaaaaaaaagaagaagaataaggATATCAGAGGATATTTCAAACGCAACCAAGACTcggggtgcgtttgataaactgaagtctgaaatttgaaatctgaagtctgaatccattaagttattgaattgttgaatattaaatctaatacatttgagtgcatatcacattcagtaataagtgaatagcttatcacttaattttggaagCAAGTTTTGCCTAGGAAATTCAgcgccacttaattaattcagaggttcaatttttggttatcaaacggtCTGAATGTGTtaaaatctgaatctattaagtttaagtgctgaattgagttatcaaacaggGCCTCAATGTAGCAACATTCCACATGAGCTCACTGAACACAGAAATTGACTACAATAAGTAGCAGTGTAAAAACTCTTTGTGTTACCCAACCATGCATGATCTACAATTAATGACAACAAGACTTGTGGCTTTAGCCTAAAATTGCAGATCATCAATAGACAGATACCATCAATTTACCAAAACTCATTAATATGGAGTTATTAGCCATTAATACATTTAAGTGACTTCTTTTACTATAATTACTGGAAACAATAAATACATTAAATATGTCATCGTCCTAGACTAAGGTTTACTTTACCATGGCATTTAGTTCTAGCCAACCAATAGTCACCAGTAGATAAGGTCTGTTTCTGCTAACATTTTGCTATGGTGATGCAATGTACATGTATGGTTACAGAATTTGGTGACACTCCAAAACCGGCTGTGGAGGTTATGCAGGAACTTATGGTCCCAAATGCAAGTCCTAAGAACAATTAACAATAAAAGCTAAATTACCCTCACTAATCTCTTTCTGAAATTGTTACACCCTTTATtttatgaaaagaaaaggaatagtattttttttcttgtttggtcaaaaaacaaaaaaaaggagaatAAGGATATTAGAAGAGGATACTTCATATGCGACTGAGACTCTGTGTACCTACATTCAATATGAGCTTACTGAACACAGAAATT is drawn from Coffea arabica cultivar ET-39 chromosome 1c, Coffea Arabica ET-39 HiFi, whole genome shotgun sequence and contains these coding sequences:
- the LOC113727936 gene encoding 2-methylacyl-CoA dehydrogenase, mitochondrial-like isoform X1, whose product is MWAVRSLASGFLRKQRQSAAAFSTSSFFDDSRKQFKEGVARFAQENIAPYASKIDTTNYFPEEVNLWKLMGDFGLHGITVPEEYGGLGLGYLEHCIAMEEISRASGSVGLSYGAHSNLCINQLVRNGNPTQKQKYLPKLISGEHVGALAMSEPNAGSDVISMKCRADRVNGGYILNGNKMWCTNGPVAQTLVVYAKTDIAANSKGITAFIIEKEMPGFSTAQKLDKLGMRGSDTCELVFENCFVPEENVLGQEGKGVYVMLSGLDLERLVLAGGPLGLMQACLDVVLPYVQQREQFGRPIGQFQFIQGKLADMYTSLQSSRSYVYSVAVDCDNGKIDPKDCAGVILCAAERATQVALQAIQCLGGNGYINEYMTGRLLRDAKLYEIGAGTSEIRRMIIGRELLKE
- the LOC113727936 gene encoding isovaleryl-CoA dehydrogenase, mitochondrial-like isoform X2, with the protein product MGDFGLHGITVPEEYGGLGLGYLEHCIAMEEISRASGSVGLSYGAHSNLCINQLVRNGNPTQKQKYLPKLISGEHVGALAMSEPNAGSDVISMKCRADRVNGGYILNGNKMWCTNGPVAQTLVVYAKTDIAANSKGITAFIIEKEMPGFSTAQKLDKLGMRGSDTCELVFENCFVPEENVLGQEGKGVYVMLSGLDLERLVLAGGPLGLMQACLDVVLPYVQQREQFGRPIGQFQFIQGKLADMYTSLQSSRSYVYSVAVDCDNGKIDPKDCAGVILCAAERATQVALQAIQCLGGNGYINEYMTGRLLRDAKLYEIGAGTSEIRRMIIGRELLKE